TAAGTTTGATATTGTTCTTCGTTTGTGCTCACCCTGCGGTCACGTTCGTGGCTGTGGGCTGCGGGTGTGGATCCAATTCCTgttcacacagacacacggtTTGGACACTTGGTGTTAAAGCAGACCCTACCTCACACGCCAGTAGAACCACTTCCAAGCTACTTGGATGCATcccacacaagcacacacacacacacagccctcATCTCTTTGGCAACGACATATATTCTACccaagtagcagcagcagcagcagcagcagcagaaggtgTCTTTTGTTCTTGGGAATGCCTACTTCGTTGGTTAGGCCGGGGTAGAATCGAAACGGGGAAGTTCACTACCAAGGTCGGGGGCACACACGGTCGGTCAGGGCCCATCGTCATCCCTCTTACCTGTATTTtcatccccctcccccccctcgcTGAGGAGGAGATTGTGACGAGTCGCTTGTGTGCTTTGGCATTATTAGGAGCGAAAGGGGCAGCCTCGTGCCGCTCCAATCATCGATTGTTCGCTGTGAGGAATGAGTTTCCCCTGGCCACCGTGGGCCAAAAGCGGCGGAAGTCGAGGGGAGACGCCGATGGGGGAGGATGAGAGCACGTTGCGTGAGTGAGAAACCCGCTGTGGGGCGCGAGATGACGACGGCCAACCATGATGCAACGCGGGGTTGTGTTCGGTGTGCAATTTACTCTTCCCCCTGGTGCGGTTGCAAGTTGTTCTCTCTCTGCCTACCCCTCGAGAGTGCCGATCGGTTCTTTGTTTCGAGTTTTTGACGCAAGTAAGATGCATCGCGTTTGAGCTGTTGTGAGCTGTGGTGGTCGAAACCAGCTTGGGTCGTAAAACGATAATTTATGGTGCCCGAAAGCAAAACCTACCAGACGATATCTTTCGGGTTTTTCGTTGATTTAGGACGGTCTTTCGATTTGAATGTTGTCTGCTTTTCGaattcaataataaaaatgtccAATAAAGTGTTCGAAATGAAACGAATCTTCACATGGAGGATGAGGAGGTGCATTGAACGCAACCACACTGAGCGCTATCTCTCGCGCCAATGCAACAAGATGCATCCAGCCTACTCCGTTGTTTGCTTCGAAGATGGCGAAAGACGATGAAAGATCAAGGCCACTACTGGAAGCGGTGGATTTCCATCACTCTCGTGAAGCGTTtccgcgaaaaaaaaaacggcagcaGTAAAACATAATTCCTACAACAGTTTTACAACCGTTTTTTCGATGCCATTGCTCTCCTGCGTGCTGTTGTTGCCTTTAGGGCGTACAAGTGGgcgatagagatagagagagacgGGAGCACTTCAATCATTATAGAAGCGATCAAGTGTTGCAATTAGCTAATGTTACGAATGCAACGACCAGCCCTTCCTCCGTGTCTATTCCCACCCGCGTCCTAAGGCGGGAAGATGCGATCGTGTTtgttgccaccatcatcacaacTACATATCCCGCGCTTTGCAAACGGAATTGACGGAATTGCACCCGGGGTTTGGTGGCGCGTGTTGCTAGGTCCGTTAGATTTCTCCCGTAATTGAGCTGGCAATTTGTTGGTGGCGCATTTGTATGCGAAGCAATGATCATGATGCACAACCAACAGCCAACCCGCCCCAGAGCAGCAGGGAGGAACGGCAATTCTGTGTCAATCGTCTCTCGGAATGGAAAGAGTGGTCCAAACCGTTTGACGAGTCCGGATCTGGATTAGCCAGCTGTAGGAGTGGTGTGGAGTTGTTTTCCAGGACCAGAGAGGGCTACAAGTCGGAGACGAATCTGTCTCCCAGACGTTTGTTGGTGCCTTCGGGTGACTTTCAGCTGTCTGCTACTCCGCGCCACAAGACAAGCCCCCAAAGGGGAACAACTGTCTGTTTGCTACTTCTGCTGACGGATAATTAAAAGCGCAGTTCTTGGACAAGACAAGACATCCCCATCCCCTCCACCCGCAGCGTGGTGTGATCCGTTTGCAAATGAGAGCGTTGATCAATAAAACCCAATGATACATCCTTTTGGTAGGCTGGTGGGGTTGTTTTTTCCAGTCCCACCTGGAAATCGGGCTCGTCATTGGGGAAATCTTGTCCACTCTTGTTCCCCTTGTTGGAAGAAGCACGGGTCAGGGGAAAGTTCCAGCACTGCAACCTGCCCCGATCGACGGACCAGCGTGACGGAAATGGAAAACGGTGCAAACAGTAACAAGTAATGGACTTAACGACTGACGACGGGGTCCCCCCGATGCGCTAATTGTTCGCTAATGGTAGGGCTTTAGGTGTCTCCGGGAGGGTCACGAAGGGGTGGTCACGGGTCATCGGGTGTGTAACATCGTGTTACGCATTGGCATTTTAATGAGCTCTAAGCGTAGTGTGTAGTGTGCTGGCCTATTAGAAGGTTATCGGCGATGAACCACTCTGGCGATGTTAGATGATCTGGCGAGATCATTTGTTGATCATCTGTTTATCagctctctgtgtgtgtgtctttatgGAGTTTTGCCTACACAACTCAAACGTTCATTGAGCAACGCAGCTGCATTTCTCATCAACCGTTTTGAAAATGTTAATCCACACAACGGTTACATTATTCAAACCGTTTGCGCGCTGGGCTCGTCTCGTCTAGACACAGTGGCTACTCGTTTGTGATTTAATTTACGACGATCGCGTCCGCCTGAAATACTCAAAGTCGATAAGCACGCGTCTATCGATTGTAGATATAAAACGTTGGAGGAGTTGAGGTGGAGTAGAGTCTCGATTTCTCAGAACACAAAGCATTAGTCGGCCAAAGGGCCGTCCGTTGGATGAGTCGTTGTTCAGGTCCACCAAACCTGTCCATAGATGTTCCCTTGTGGTCCCCCCGCTCCCCAATCACTGGGTGCGATGATGCGAGACCTGAAATTGTGTTTGCCCTTCGAGTGTTTCGTTCTGtttgtgtctgtctgtgtatAGAGAGTAGGTGTCAATGTCCAGTGACTCCGAAGGGTTCAAGGTGTCGCGCTGGGTGTTTATTTCCCCCTCGTTctgtacgaaaaaaaaaaacaaccaaccaaccaacaacaacacctcGATTGTGTCACGGCCCTTAAACGGCATGGTGTTCGGTCATGTGTGTTACAGCAGCTTGAAGGGTTTTTGTAACGAACGGATCAGatgtttttgggggaaaacACAGCATTTTTGGCGTTGTTTGCCTGTTTGGTGGTagtcgaggaggaggaggaggtcacATTTCCACGGAAAATTACCAACCGCTGGGCTGGTGTTGCCTGGTTGCCATTTTTAATTGCGTCACACACGTACAAGCACAGCTGCAACACAGCCACGTTTGCTTGTTATAATTAGAACAGTAGGTTTTGCGATCATCTGATCTTTTGCTGATCTTTCATGCCTTCGTACAGCCCCGGTCATGACCTTGCCGCACTGGGCAGATGGTGGAAAATAGTGGGgaggaatgtgtgtgtgtgttgttacgCCTTCTTCCCGTTCCGGCACGCGCAGAACGCCACACGCGGGAGTGGCCatggaaaatgtttgttcCTCGTCggttggaatggaaaattatGGTGCTCTGGTCCTAAAAATAGCtccacacacacggacacaggGCAAAAGGGATATTTCCACGCACAAGTGCAATCAATCTCCCTTTGGGGTGGAGGCGGCATGAGTGTCGTGAATGAAACACTGTGCAGGTTGGCAAAGTTTGGCGAAAAGGCAACACACACGGACGCGACGTGATTGAATATCGCTGCGCCAAAGATCGCCAagcatttgtttgtaaactGCATCCAACGCatgagatgtgtgtgtgtgtggggggtgtatatgtatttttaggctgttttatttacattttcctCCTCGCCCAACACCTCTCTCAGGCGGGGACAGGTTGCGCACCACCCCGCCAGGGACTTTGTTTGCGTTGTGCAGTGAAGAAGCAGGTCATGTTTAATTTGAAACAGCAgtactcacacactcacacacatgatTTATCGTTGCGTTGCGTTGTGTGCAACGCTGTGAAAtgcattttctgttttttcggACATGCGTGTTGCTTGTGCTGCACTCACGGCAGAGGCTCGGCATTGGATTGGCATTGGTTTGtacgcgagagagagagagacagagtggGAGAGAGCTGCAAAAGCGAGAAGAAGTTGCCTTGTAGTTACAACATTGTAATCAATATTAAAGGCATATACATACGCGTACTTTGCGGGTAAAAAGAGTTATATGGTAACAAATAATGCTTTAGATAAGACTTTTGATGCTCTTCAGTTTGTGGTCCTTGGGAAGAAATGCTCCCATGATTCGTAATCAGGCTGATGAAGTGGATGTTGTGTGCAGTAGTTTCCGTCGCACCGATaactcattttaattttatttttatcgggttttttgttattttgtgtacAATGACCACGTTacaataaaaacgaaaaagcaaAACCCCCGCACTCTGCTGCAAAGTTCAAATACTTGCTTTCTTTCCAACGGACGGCGCGGGGTCGGGCAGTGATGACATCTCGGGATCTCGGCAACCTCGGATCTTACATTGTTAAAACAGATGACAAAGTGTCCTCGGCCAAGGAGTGTGGGGTGATGATTCCCTTCATAGCACAGAACCATTGTGCAACAGGTCGTTCCTCTCTCGGTtggtctggtctgtgttgagCGTTGTGTGTCCCCACAGAGCCAACGACAGCGACAGAGATCGTTTGTTTACGCGATCGTTAATTTCGTTGTCAGCTCAAAAACCCATTACAAAGTTGAATTATTTCACTTACCCATTCTCTAGCAACGGTTTGCTAACGTATCGTCTTTCTTCCCCTGTCCCCTGTTGCTTCCAGATCGCTTTCCGTGGTATCCAGGACGGGATATCGATTGTTTTCGTTAACATCCGTTGATCGTGTCGATGAAATCTTCTGCAGCCATGACGAGGATACAAAGATTGCCGAGCGGCTGTTCAGCAGCAGCCTCGTTGCGGTCGTTACCGCAAGTGAACCGAACAAGCTTAAGGTATAAGCCATCTGGCTGGAACCCCGGCTCTGTTTAGAGAGTTGTTTCTAACAGGctccttccttttttccacACAGGTCTGTCACTTCAAGAAGGGGGCGGAGATCTGCAACTACGGCTACCCGTCGGAGATCCTGTCGGTGAAACTGAACCGCTCCCGGCTGGTCGTCTGCCTCGTGGACAGTATTTACATTCACAACATCCGTGATATGAGACTGCTACATTCCATCAAGAACATGGCGCCGAACCCGAGCGGCCTGTGCACGCTCTCGCTGCTGTCCCACCTGGCCTACCCGGTGGCGACCGACTGTGGCGAGCTGCAGATCTTCGACGCGGCCAACCAGCTGCGCCGGCTGAAGCTGAAGGCGCACGATTCGCCGCTGTCGGCACTGAACTTCTCCTACaacgggctgctgctggcgacCGCCTCGGAGAAGGGCACCGTGATTCGCGTGTTCTGCGTGAAGAACGGGCAGCGGGTGCACGAGTTCCGGCGCGGCGTCAAGCGGCACGTCAGCATCGGCTCGCTGTACTTCAGCACCTGCGCGAGCTTTGTCGTCGCTAGCTCGAACACCGAAACCGTACATATCTTCCGGATCGATCCGAAAGCGGTCGAGCAGGCGGAACGGCGCCAGAGCGTGGCGATCGATGCGGCTGCAGCGTCGGCCACCAGTACGGGCAGCTCGAGCGATGACGATGAGACGCAGGGTGGCAATGATCcagcggcggccgccgccggcGGTTGGGGTATGGGCTTTCTGGCGAAGGCCGTTACCAGCTACCTGCCGACGAACGTGGTGACGGACGTGTTTACGCAGGACCGGGCGTACGCGACGATACAGCTGGCGGAGCCGGGGCTGCGGTACGAGTGCGTGATGGCGAAGCTGGAGAAGGAGACGCGCCTGCTGCTGGCCTGCGAGGACGGCTTTCTGTACATTTACAGCTTCGAGGACTCGAAGGGTGGCGAATGTAAGCTCATTCGTGCGCACGATCTCCGTACGCCACTGCACGGCATTACCGGTAAGTGGGGTAGGGGGAAAGCGAGCGAAAGGCGGGGAAAACATAGGGAAAGCGGACTGGAATCGGAATGTTAACatcctgcttcttcttctacttcttgtGCTCCTTCTCCATACACTCCGTACTCACCTCAACCGTCCGTCCGCAGAAGTTGACATCGTCGGCAATGAGAACGatgaaaacacaaacagcCTGAACGTGAACATGACGAAGTCGATGCTGCCGGCGCCGGGCACGTACGCTGGCGTTCTGAAGGGACGTCCGGCCGACCGGATGTCAGGTTAGTGCATTTTGACTAAAATCCAAAATCGCGTGTAAAGTAAAAGTCCTAGCAACTAGAGAAAAAGAGCGACATCCGTGTGTCCGCATCGTGTCCTGTGTCCTGTTGCGAAATGAACCGTTTCTAAAGATgaatctctttctttcttttctctcttttttatccCCATTTTTCCCCGACAAAATAATCCTTGATCGTGCTTGATTTTGTACATAACGATAACGATTCTGACtgtacacacaaccacactgCTCAtcttttgattgttttggcCCACCATACGGTTCTCTTGCCATTCCTTTTGCTCTGCCACACTCCTTCCTTGTCCTTCTAACCGATTCACCTTACCTCTCGCACCGATTCCGGTTCCggcttttgattttgttttatttatgcttATTGTTTCTCTAAACCTTATCTTTTTTAAATGCGCGCATAATCTCTATCCGTTTTCCTGTTTCTGTTGCACAATACACACTGTTGGTTCCATGCGTTTCCGTTCGTTTCCTTTCCAAACCACCGCCGGTTTCATTTCAGCAGACTCCGACTGGTGCCACGATTTGCGCGAGGCGGTCGAGTATCCGGTCAAGGTGACGGTGCCGATCTACGACGAGATGCAGTTCCCCCCGGTGACGCCGATCACCGTCGAGTGACTAGGCAAGGGCACGGCAGCGCAGCAGCACCCCCGGGAAGGAGGTGATCAtcaacagcaccaccaccaccatcatcaccaccatccgcccacGAAGATGCGACCCACTGGCAAATCGTTCCCCTCGAAGGCAGCAGCCGGCGTTGGCTGCAAGGGTTGAAGTGTGGGGAAAATGGAGCTTATGGTAGGAAAGCCAGTACACAGTGTACGAGtggagggagggggaggggagcAATGCAAGAAAGTGCACTATATTTTGTCCTTACCTGATAGTAGTGAATATAACGAAGATGCGAAGAAGCAAATGATGATATGGTGGGGCTGACTTTgtcacacaaaaagaaaaacgctgCAAATGTTGcgtaagcgtgtgtgtgtgtatcgttgatgtttttattttctttaatttattattatacaCACCAACTCTCTTCGCTTAAGCAGTTAGTGGAGTTAGGGCCGACCCGAAGCGCGCAATATAAAACCGGAAAGGATGACATGTGACCCACGCTGCTGGAGGGGTCTCTTTCATCCCGTTGTTGCGTGTGTTTACGTTTAATTTTCGCTTTCACAACTGTTCGTGCAACTGTTTGTCGTCTGTGACTATgttcttttctcttcttcttaaCATTTACACACGCTATCTGTTGCTGCtaactaacaaacaaacacacacacagacataagAAAAATTTCTTTCTTGCATCAGAAAACGTCCACACGCCCTTTGTAGGGAATCATTTTAATCCTGCGCTCTTTCAGCAAAGCAATGGTTTTATTCGACTGGCATCGATCGAGATCGAAACACCAAACGATCGGTTCAAAAATCAATCATGGGGAAGCTGCGCCGCGCCGTGCACGTGCAAATGTGTGTTTATAATTATTAAAACTATACTACGATCCCCTTCCCTCTTTAATATATACGAGATAGGCGAGAGATACAGGAAACAGAGGAGGGAACGGACACGTGCGTTGAGTTTCTTTAGGTCAGTAATCAAGCAatacacacagcaacaaaagcaaGTTCAATTTCACAAAGTAACTTTACCATTATTAGAACGACGACGAATGTCGACGACAGTGGGCGATGGGTGGCTGGCGTTGGCTGCCATTTAGAGTACTTTCTATCGATTTTGTATCGCTCCCGTTCATTCGCCCGTGTTCCCCCTTTTGGTCGTTTCAATCGGTGGATCAAGGCAGAACTAGTTGTTGATTGAATTCGAAAGAACAAAGAAAATGTagtaaaagaaacaaaaaacaaagtaGAACTAGtaagcaagcagcagcaacagatggTAGATGGTGAATTAAAGTGTCTATTTAATGTAAGATCGTTGCTCCGTTAGATATGTTGATCGTTTAttcttaaacaaacaaacaaacaaaaaaagatcgGTACAtctttaacacacacacacacacgagcaagGGGAGGTACACATatacacagaaaaaaagcgaaacaaacgaTCGTGTAAGGAGCGCATaagaagatgaaaaacttCCGCAGGAGAagatataacaacaaaaaaatgttaaaagctaaagaacacaaaaaaaacattaaatcatATATTTGATTAATGATAACACATGAAATGAATGATACCCACATGTATCTTGGATAAAAGTTGGAggaataaaatgtaaaaaaaaaagaacaaacttCTGCATGAtaccaaaaacaataaaaaaaaaacaatgtaaaaaggaaaaagcgtAAAAAAATACTCAAAGTTAAGTTAGCATTTTAAGTTGCGGTAgaacaagaaacaaacaacaacaaataagGCAGAAAGAACCCCGACACGGCAATACGACCCGATGAGGAGGTGATcgagaagacgaagaagatcACCCGACGGAGGGTGGGTGAAGGGGAAATACTGCTCtttctttaatttattatacaaACCCATCATTGCTCGGGAGGGTATCATGAGTTGAAGGAGTTGGTGGGTGGAAGCttgagaaggagaaggagaagaggGTCTAGGATGATTTTTCTAGCTGTACATACTACTacctatacacacacacgttttaTATTACACCCATTCAAGTTTACCTTTGTTAATTAAATGCGCTtatctttagttttttttgtgtgtgtgtctctatTTGTGTCGTATCGATCGTTGGTTTGTCTGTAGTTTAAATTTAACTTTTGAAAAGTATTGGATCGATGctaaacaaacagaaaaatgtAAGCATTATCGCGTTAAAGTTTATTCGGAAAAGATGGGAAGAAGGCGTTTAGCAGCTGCAGGTAATATGTTGAATTCAAATTTTTATTCGAATTacggtattttttttctagatATCAAAAAAGTACCTTCTTTCTATGGTTTTCTGTTTGTATGTTTACTaacaaatcacacacacacgcgcatacaCAAAATACATGCAAAACACCCAAACAAATGTAGCACAATGTCTCATTTAGTAGCtatacaccaccaccaccgtgtgcAAGAGAGTAGAGAAATTCGCGCATCGGCATAAAAACGCAAACGGAGCAAATCCGCAACACTTTTTGGAATACGCGTCGAGAGAGAGCATCACGCAGAAACGCGCACGCGATcttacaaaaaagaaacgttGCAAAATGTACTAagtttgtctgtgtgtctgaTCGTATATTTTATGTAAAGGGAGCGGaaacggaaaacaaaaaacactaacCATTATCCTTCGAGGGAAAGAAGTCCCCCCATATAGAAATCCACCTTCCTTTTGCGAGCACCATGATTGCGCTTTACTGATGTGAAGTGAAACGTtgaagagcgaaagagagagagagagagagagagagagtgtgtgagagagagagagagagagagagagagagagagagagagagagagaaagaaagagacaaTGAAGAAGTAAGGAGGGGGCGGAAAAGAACAGAGAAAGAAAAGCATAAAGTAGAAACTAAATGTACACGCGAGTATATGAAACAAGTTCTGTAAAGAGCGAGctacaaagcaaaacaaaacaaaaaagtgaaacaaacaaacaaacaaaaaaacaacaaactgaaaataaatacaaaaaaagaattacAAATATAAGATATTAAACcagaagcaaaagagagagagagagcatacAAATAACACTCTACTACCAAGTGCGACGTTGTTGGCTTTTCGTTGTATTTCGTTAATTGGTTGATACATTGTGGAAAATTCTGAGCACGAGAAAACTAAGTTACTGCCGTTTACCGTACTCTGGTCACTCTCCTGAATCCATACTTCCGTTTCCGCTCGCTGTTTGGTTGGTGCGCCGCTTTTAAATGCTTTCTAACCGAGTTCTTTTGGCGAAACATGGCGGGACATAGAGGGCATTTCTCGGCTAGTTCACCCGTATGGCTGCGCATATGCTCGATAAGGGCTTTTTGGCACGGGAACGACTTATCGCAATTCCCGCAGGTGTGCAGACGATTGTGTACCGCCATATGGCTCGTCAGGTATGCCTTGATCTGGAACCGAGCGTCGCACAGGTTGCAGGCGTACGGGCGTTCCCCAGAATGCATTACCAACGTATGCTTTCTAAGCGACACCTTCGCAAGCAACTCCTTGCCGCATACATCGCAAACGTACTTCTTTCTTGCGTTTTTATCAAGGTGCTTGGCTTCCCGATGGTTACGGAGTTGCATCTCGTGCACGAATTCCTTACCACAGTCGGCACAGCTGTAGGAAGGTTCGCTATGGGTCCGCTCGTGATGCATTAGATGTTTCAGTGTGCAGCAAAGCTGACCACAAATTATGCACAGAAAGCGCGGAAAACTGTACATAATTTGGTGGGCTTTGACGCCTCTGAGTTGGCTAAAGCCAGAGTAGCATATGTTGCACTTGTACGGTTTGCCCTTGGTGTGGATAGCTGCAAACGGGGCATGCATCCGGTCGGAATGTTCCTCGAGCTCTGCCTTTGTATCGAACACATCTTTACAGCCGCAGCATCGATAGTATTCCGGATTTTCGATTGCAAACAAACTCTTTCCTCTTCTCATAGTCTCGGGTCGAATTTCTGTTTCATCCTCTTCGTCTTCCACATCCTCGTCAGTGGAATCGAACAGAGAGGTTTCACTGATTCCGAAGCTATGCCAACCGTAGATAGCACTGGCATGCTTCGATTCGTAGTGTTGCCTCAACCGTTCGCTGTTGTGAAAATCTATACAACACTCGTAGCAGC
This sequence is a window from Anopheles merus strain MAF chromosome 3R, AmerM5.1, whole genome shotgun sequence. Protein-coding genes within it:
- the LOC121598060 gene encoding WD repeat domain phosphoinositide-interacting protein 2-like isoform X3 translates to MSDISQKCFGKNGGFSISFNQDYTSLSVVSRTGYRLFSLTSVDRVDEIFCSHDEDTKIAERLFSSSLVAVVTASEPNKLKVCHFKKGAEICNYGYPSEILSVKLNRSRLVVCLVDSIYIHNIRDMRLLHSIKNMAPNPSGLCTLSLLSHLAYPVATDCGELQIFDAANQLRRLKLKAHDSPLSALNFSYNGLLLATASEKGTVIRVFCVKNGQRVHEFRRGVKRHVSIGSLYFSTCASFVVASSNTETVHIFRIDPKAVEQAERRQSVAIDAAAASATSTGSSSDDDETQGGNDPAAAAAGGWGMGFLAKAVTSYLPTNVVTDVFTQDRAYATIQLAEPGLRYECVMAKLEKETRLLLACEDGFLYIYSFEDSKGGECKLIRAHDLRTPLHGITADSDWCHDLREAVEYPVKVTVPIYDEMQFPPVTPITVE
- the LOC121598063 gene encoding zinc finger protein 84-like, with the translated sequence MYQNILCRVCATTETACVLVDNFDKQCNQPSVADLLCELAGLEVRDDDGLPQHCCIECYTELVKAASVRRKCIESDKLIRTYIESSLVNAEELCEVQIDDESNVSSEDEHDAAAGKSGSLFRCYECCIDFHNSERLRQHYESKHASAIYGWHSFGISETSLFDSTDEDVEDEEDETEIRPETMRRGKSLFAIENPEYYRCCGCKDVFDTKAELEEHSDRMHAPFAAIHTKGKPYKCNICYSGFSQLRGVKAHQIMYSFPRFLCIICGQLCCTLKHLMHHERTHSEPSYSCADCGKEFVHEMQLRNHREAKHLDKNARKKYVCDVCGKELLAKVSLRKHTLVMHSGERPYACNLCDARFQIKAYLTSHMAVHNRLHTCGNCDKSFPCQKALIEHMRSHTGELAEKCPLCPAMFRQKNSVRKHLKAAHQPNSERKRKYGFRRVTRVR
- the LOC121598060 gene encoding WD repeat domain phosphoinositide-interacting protein 2-like isoform X1 produces the protein MSDISQKCFGKNGGFSISFNQDYTSLSVVSRTGYRLFSLTSVDRVDEIFCSHDEDTKIAERLFSSSLVAVVTASEPNKLKVCHFKKGAEICNYGYPSEILSVKLNRSRLVVCLVDSIYIHNIRDMRLLHSIKNMAPNPSGLCTLSLLSHLAYPVATDCGELQIFDAANQLRRLKLKAHDSPLSALNFSYNGLLLATASEKGTVIRVFCVKNGQRVHEFRRGVKRHVSIGSLYFSTCASFVVASSNTETVHIFRIDPKAVEQAERRQSVAIDAAAASATSTGSSSDDDETQGGNDPAAAAAGGWGMGFLAKAVTSYLPTNVVTDVFTQDRAYATIQLAEPGLRYECVMAKLEKETRLLLACEDGFLYIYSFEDSKGGECKLIRAHDLRTPLHGITEVDIVGNENDENTNSLNVNMTKSMLPAPGTYAGVLKGRPADRMSADSDWCHDLREAVEYPVKVTVPIYDEMQFPPVTPITVE
- the LOC121598060 gene encoding WD repeat domain phosphoinositide-interacting protein 2-like isoform X2, translated to MSDISQKCFGKNGGFSISFNQDYTSLSVVSRTGYRLFSLTSVDRVDEIFCSHDEDTKIAERLFSSSLVAVVTASEPNKLKVCHFKKGAEICNYGYPSEILSVKLNRSRLVVCLVDSIYIHNIRDMRLLHSIKNMAPNPSGLCTLSLLSHLAYPVATDCGELQIFDAANQLRRLKLKAHDSPLSALNFSYNGLLLATASEKGTVIRVFCVKNGQRVHEFRRGVKRHVSIGSLYFSTCASFVVASSNTETVHIFRIDPKAVEQAERRQSVAIDAAAASATSTGSSSDDDETQGGNDPAAAAAGGWGMGFLAKAVTSYLPTNVVTDVFTQDRAYATIQLAEPGLRYECVMAKLEKETRLLLACEDGFLYIYSFEDSKGGECKLIRAHDLRTPLHGITEVDIVGNENDENTNSLNVNMTKSMLPAPGTYAGVLKGRPADRMSDSDWCHDLREAVEYPVKVTVPIYDEMQFPPVTPITVE
- the LOC121598060 gene encoding WD repeat domain phosphoinositide-interacting protein 2-like isoform X4; its protein translation is MSDISQKCFGKNGGFSISFNQDYTSLSVVSRTGYRLFSLTSVDRVDEIFCSHDEDTKIAERLFSSSLVAVVTASEPNKLKVCHFKKGAEICNYGYPSEILSVKLNRSRLVVCLVDSIYIHNIRDMRLLHSIKNMAPNPSGLCTLSLLSHLAYPVATDCGELQIFDAANQLRRLKLKAHDSPLSALNFSYNGLLLATASEKGTVIRVFCVKNGQRVHEFRRGVKRHVSIGSLYFSTCASFVVASSNTETVHIFRIDPKAVEQAERRQSVAIDAAAASATSTGSSSDDDETQGGNDPAAAAAGGWGMGFLAKAVTSYLPTNVVTDVFTQDRAYATIQLAEPGLRYECVMAKLEKETRLLLACEDGFLYIYSFEDSKGGECKLIRAHDLRTPLHGITDSDWCHDLREAVEYPVKVTVPIYDEMQFPPVTPITVE